From the genome of Nakamurella flavida:
GTCCTGGGCCAGCACCCGGGCGCCGGCCACGTCCGTCACGGGGGTCGCCGGCTGATAGGCCGCGGCGTTGCCCACCGGGGTGGCGCCGCCCTGCGTCAGTCGTTCCTCGGTCAGGTCCCGGCGGTTGCGGTGCCCCTGCAGGATCTGCAACGTGGTGGTCAGTTCGTTCTGGTCCTGGGGGTGGGCGGCCACCAGGCCGTAGGAGTAGACGGCAGCCTGTTCGGCGCCGAGAGCGCCCTGCAGGGCATCGATCTCGTCCTGACCCAGGGGTCCGGCGGCCACGGTCGGGGTCGGGGTGCCGACCGCCCCGGTCGGCGAGTCGACGTTCTCCGGCGGGGCGGTGGAGGTGCCGGGGTCACCGGCCGGCGTGCTCGGGGCGGTCATGCCAGCACCGCCCGATGACTGGCCAGGCAGGCCGCGATCGAACCCAGCAACGCGCCGCGGTACCGCGACACCGTCGTCATGGCGTCGGTGAACTGGACCTGGGCGGTGGCGGCGTCCCCGCGGAGGGTGGAGATGATCGCCGCCGGATCCTCCGGGAGACGGAGATCGGCCGAGCCGCTGTCCGGCGCGGGGGGACTGGTGGTGCCGGCCACGCGATCGACTTCCTGGGTCAACGCATCGAGATGGGCCTGGCGATCGTCGCGCAGGGGGGTCAACCGGGCCGCGTCGTCCGGGACGGCTGCGATGGCCGCGGTCAGGCGGAGCAGGTGCAACCGGGTCGTCGCGACGAGACCGGGCAGCGGATCGGCGGCCGGGGCCGCCTGCGCGGTGACCGTCGTCGTCGTCTGCGTGCCGGACAGGGCGTCGCACCCTGCGACGCCGACCACGGCGAGGGCGCCGGCTCCGGCGAGCAGGGCACGCCGGCTGATCGACGTCGGGGGAGGGCTGAACACCGACCCATCATGTCAGGTGGGTCCGGTCCCACCGGGGTCCTGCCCGCCGTGGGCCGCCCGCGGGTCGTGGTCGATCAAGCACCCGCGGGTACGCCCGGCCGGCCGGGCGCGGTGACCGTCGACGCCGGGACCCTCGCCGCGGGCGATCGACCGACCGGGCACGGCGGATAGGATCTGCGGGCTGCGCGGCACCAGGACCGCGGGCGACGAACGACCGGCGCCCCGCCGGACAACTTCAGAAGGAGTGGACCATGGCTGCCAGGACAGGGACCAACGACACCCGCCTGCGGGAGATCGTGACGCAGGTCAGCGAACGGGCGGGCTTCGATCTGGAGGACCTCACGGTCATCGCCGCGGGCCGACGCCGCCTGGTGCGGGTGGTGATCGACGGCGACGACGGGGTCGGTCTGGACGCCGCGGCCGAGGTCAGCCGGGCCATCTCCGCCGTGCTCGACGAGGACGAGGCGAACGACCCCACCGGGTCCGCGCCCTACACGCTCGAGGTCACCAGCCCCGGCATCGGCCGGCCGCTGACCGCCCCCCGGCACTTCCGCCGGGCCCGCACCCGCCTGCTGAGCATCACCCGCACCGACGGCAGCACCCTGCAGGGGCGCGTCGCCGGCGCCGACGACGAGGTCGTCCACCTGCTCACCGGCCGCACCGGCCTGGACCCGCTGACGGTCCCGCTCGCCGACATCGGTCGCGCCGTCGTCGAGGTCGAGTTCTCCCCGTTGCCGGCCGCCGTCGCCCAGGCCCTGGGCGTGACGCCGGCCGACCCGGTCGACCTCACCGACGATCCCGACGGTGACCTGGACGACGACCTGGACGACGACGCCGACGGCGATGACGCGGACGACGAGGCCGACGACGACGAGCCGGTCGGCGGGCTCGATGACGGGGCCGCGGACCTGGAGCCCACGCAGACCGTCCCCGCCGGGACGCCCGACCAGCAGGAGCAGACCCGATGAACGTGGACATCACCGCCCTGCGGGCGGTCGAGAAGGAGAAGGGCATCGGCTTCGAGTCGTTGCTCGAGACGCTGGAGACGGCCCTGCTGTCCGCCTACCGGCACACCGAGGGGCACGCCGCCCACGCCCGGGTGGAGGTGGACCGACGCACCGGCGAGATCCGGGTGCTGGCCCGGGAGACCGCGGAGCTCGACCGCACCGAACCGGGCGCACGGACCACCGAGTGGGACGACACCCCCGACGACTTCGGCCGGATCGCCGCGACCACCGCCCGGCAGGTCATCCTGCAGCGGCTGCGCGACGTGGAGAACGAGCGCAC
Proteins encoded in this window:
- the rimP gene encoding ribosome maturation factor RimP gives rise to the protein MAARTGTNDTRLREIVTQVSERAGFDLEDLTVIAAGRRRLVRVVIDGDDGVGLDAAAEVSRAISAVLDEDEANDPTGSAPYTLEVTSPGIGRPLTAPRHFRRARTRLLSITRTDGSTLQGRVAGADDEVVHLLTGRTGLDPLTVPLADIGRAVVEVEFSPLPAAVAQALGVTPADPVDLTDDPDGDLDDDLDDDADGDDADDEADDDEPVGGLDDGAADLEPTQTVPAGTPDQQEQTR
- a CDS encoding ferritin-like domain-containing protein produces the protein MTAPSTPAGDPGTSTAPPENVDSPTGAVGTPTPTVAAGPLGQDEIDALQGALGAEQAAVYSYGLVAAHPQDQNELTTTLQILQGHRNRRDLTEERLTQGGATPVGNAAAYQPATPVTDVAGARVLAQDIEFDCAAAWRVVIGSTDQAELRGFALAGLSDAAVRLAQWKVLAGTVPSTVPFPGQG